The following are encoded in a window of Flavobacteriales bacterium genomic DNA:
- the infA gene encoding translation initiation factor IF-1: protein MSKAGTIEQDGVIKEALSNAMFRVELENGHVIVAHISGKMRMHYIRILPGDKVKVEMSPYDLSKGRITFRYKS from the coding sequence ATGAGCAAGGCGGGGACCATAGAGCAGGACGGCGTCATCAAGGAGGCGCTGAGCAATGCCATGTTCCGTGTGGAGTTGGAGAACGGCCACGTGATCGTGGCGCATATCTCCGGCAAGATGCGCATGCACTACATCCGGATCCTGCCCGGCGACAAGGTGAAGGTGGAGATGAGCCCGTACGACCTGAGCAAGGGCCGCATCACCTTCCGATACAAGAGTTAA
- the map gene encoding type I methionyl aminopeptidase, translating to MAKTVGHLGDDEIAVLRESSLLVGRTLAEVAKNIAPGVVTGDLDRLAEEFIRDHGGVPGFKGLYGCPSTLLISVNEEVVHGLPGDRELCEGDIASVDCGVLMNGFYGDSAYTFAVGDIAADVKRLLTVTRECLDKGMAQAVEGNRTGDIGHAIQTHAESNGYGVVRELVGHGLGRKLHEAPEVPNYGRRGHGVKLRQGMVLAIEPMINMGGKEVKQLGDGWTIVTRDGKPSAHFEHDVAVRNGRVEVLSTFSHIEDVLRAKGDWMVPAPQGAA from the coding sequence TCGCCGTGTTGAGAGAGAGTTCTTTGCTTGTTGGTAGGACCCTGGCCGAAGTGGCCAAGAACATCGCCCCCGGCGTTGTGACCGGTGACCTCGACCGTCTGGCGGAGGAGTTCATCCGCGACCATGGGGGAGTGCCCGGATTCAAGGGCCTTTACGGCTGCCCAAGCACACTGCTCATCAGTGTGAATGAGGAGGTGGTGCATGGTCTGCCCGGTGACCGCGAGTTGTGCGAGGGCGACATCGCCAGCGTGGACTGCGGTGTGCTGATGAACGGTTTCTACGGCGACAGCGCTTACACCTTCGCGGTGGGCGACATAGCCGCCGACGTGAAGCGGCTGCTGACCGTGACGCGCGAATGCCTGGACAAGGGCATGGCGCAGGCCGTGGAAGGCAACCGGACCGGCGACATCGGGCACGCGATACAGACACATGCCGAAAGCAACGGTTACGGCGTGGTGCGCGAACTGGTCGGGCACGGGCTTGGCCGCAAGCTGCACGAAGCGCCGGAAGTGCCCAACTATGGCCGGCGCGGCCACGGCGTGAAACTGCGCCAAGGCATGGTGCTCGCCATCGAACCCATGATCAACATGGGCGGCAAGGAGGTGAAGCAGCTTGGCGACGGATGGACGATCGTGACACGCGACGGCAAGCCCAGCGCACACTTCGAGCACGACGTCGCCGTAAGGAACGGCCGGGTCGAGGTCCTATCAACGTTCAGTCACATCGAGGATGTGCTGAGAGCGAAAGGTGATTGGATGGTGCCCGCACCCCAGGGAGCGGCATAG